The sequence below is a genomic window from Candidatus Methylomirabilota bacterium.
ATTCTATGCCGGCGGTCCGGAGGAAGCGCGCGCCATCATGGCCCGCCTGCTCGCCGAAGGCCGGCTGCGGGACTACGAGGCGGTCGTCCGCGGCAAAGATGGTCGCACGCTGGCGGGCTCCGCCTCCATCTCCCTGCTCCGGGACGCGAGCGGAGCGCTCACGGGGACGGTCGGGGTGCTCAAGGACGTCACGGGGCGCCGGATGCTCGAGGAGAGCCTGCGCCAGTCACAGAAGATGGAGGCGGTGGGTCGCCTCGCCGGCGGCATCGCGCACGACTTCAACAACCTCATGACCGTCGTGCTCGGGCGGAGCGACCTCTTGCTCAGGCGGCTCCGTCCCGAGGACCCCATGCGCCGCGACATCGAGCTCTTCCGGAAGACGGCCATGCGGGCCACCGAGCTGACCCGACAGCTCCTGGCTTTCAGCCGCAAGCAGGTGCTGCAGCCCAAGGTTCTCGACCTCAATGCCGTCGTGGAGAACATGGAATCCATGCTGCGCCGTCTGATCGGCGAGGACGTCGCCCTGCGCACCGACCTCGCGCCGGCCCTCGGGCGAGTCAAGGCCGATCCGGGCCAGATCGAGCAGGTCATCGTGAACCTGGTCGTGAATGCCCGCGACGCGATGCCGCAGGGGGGCAAGCTCACCATCGAGACCACCGAGGTCGAGCTGACGGAAGGCGATGCCCAGCAGCACGCGGGGCTGCGCCCCGGCCCCACCGTGGTGCTCGCGGTGTCCGATACCGGCACCGGCATGGACGAAGCGACCCGGGCGCGGATCTTCGAGCCGTTCTTCACCACCAAGGAGCAGGGCAAGGGGACGGGACTCGGCCTCAGCACCGTGTACGGCATCGTCCAGCAGAGCGACGGCGGCATCTCTGTCCACAGTGCCGCCGGCAGGGGGACGACCTTCAGGATCTACCTCCCGCGTGTCGAGGAGAGCGTGGAGATCGCCCCCACCCCCGAAGCTCCCATGCGAGCAGGGGGTGGAACGGAGACCGTCCTGCTCGTGGAAGACGAGGACGAGCTGCGGGCCGTCGTGCTGGAGACCCTCCAGTTGTACGGCTACACGGTGCTCGAGGCGGGTCACGGTGGCGAGGCCATGCTGATGGCCGAGCGCTACCCGGGCCCCATCCATCTCCTCCTCACCGACGTGGTCATGCCGACGATGAGCGGGGCGGATCTCGCGCGCCGGCTCGCCGCCGTCCGGCTCGAGATGAAGGTCCTGTTCGTCTCGGGCTACACCGACGACGCCATCGTCCACCACGGCGTGCTCGAGCCGGGCACGGCCTTTCTCGAGAAGCCCTTCAACCCCGAGCAGCTCGTGCGTCGCGTTCGCGAGGTGCTGAGCGGCCGAGACTAGAGCCGGGGGGCGACGTCGCTCGCGAGCTGCTCGAGGTGCTCCGCGTGGTCGAAGACGGGATTGAGCAGGAGCGACTGGGCGCCGGCGGCGATGATGGCGCGAAGACCCTCGGCGCATTCCTCCGCGCTGCCCCAGACCGAGACCTGCTCGGCCATCTCCCCTCGCCGATAATAGGCGGCGAACCACTCCGTGAGCCGCCGGCCGGCCCGCCCCTTGTCCCGATCTACCGCGATGTAGACACGCTTGCCGATGGGGAAGGAGGTGGGATCGCGTCGGGCGGCCTCCAGGAGCTTCCGGACCACCGAGACCTCATCCTTAAATACCGGCGTGGGAGAGGATCCCGCGCCCATGAAGCCCTGCCCCAGATCGACGGCGCGCTTGAGGGCGTCGGGATGGTGAGCGCCGAACCAGAGCGGCGGGTGCGGCTTCTGGATGGGCTTGGGCTCCATGGCGGCATGGTCGAGCTTGTAGAACTCGCCGTCGAACGT
It includes:
- a CDS encoding TIGR03619 family F420-dependent LLM class oxidoreductase, which translates into the protein MKSRVALGIAIPQIFQDEPVGPDGIRNFLLRAESLGYESGWVQEQILGSAKTYEPIELLTFAAACTTRLRLGAAVLLTALRSPVHTAKSLATLDHLSQGRLIVGVGLGAAQKLYPAFGMTAMRRAARFTEGLKLMIRLWTEPQVTFDGEFYKLDHAAMEPKPIQKPHPPLWFGAHHPDALKRAVDLGQGFMGAGSSPTPVFKDEVSVVRKLLEAARRDPTSFPIGKRVYIAVDRDKGRAGRRLTEWFAAYYRRGEMAEQVSVWGSAEECAEGLRAIIAAGAQSLLLNPVFDHAEHLEQLASDVAPRL